From the Salana multivorans genome, the window GACGTGCGCTTCGGCGTCCACCCGGTGGCCGGGCGGCTGCCCGGCCACATGAACGTGCTGCTCGCCGAGGCCAAGGTCCCCTACGACATCGTCCTGGAGATGGACGAGGTCAACGACGACCTGCCGGAGACCGACGTCGTGCTCGTCATCGGCGCCAACGACACGGTCAACCCGGCGGCACAGGACGACCCGACGTCGCCGATCGCCGGCATGCCCGTGCTCGAGGTGTGGAAGGCCGGTCACGTCGTGGTCTTCAAGCGCTCGATGGCCGTGGGGTACGCGGGCGTGCAGAACCCGCTGTTCTTCAAGGACAACACCTCGATGCTGTTCGGGGACGCCAAGGAGCGCGTCGAGGACATCGTCAAGGCGCTGTGAGCCGCGGTGCCGTGAGCCGGGACGACGCTGCGCGCGCCTACAGTGGTCGGGTGACCGCTGCCCCCGTGCCATCGCTCGTCGCGTTCGACCTCGACGACACGCTCGCCCCCTCGAAGTCCCCGCTGCCCGACGCGGTGGCGGACCTGCTGCTCGAGCTGCTCCGCCGCGTCCAGGTCTGCGTCATCTCCGGCGGCCAGTACGGCCAGTTCCGGACGCAGGTGCTCGACCGGCTCGAGGCAAGGGGGCTCACCCCCGAGCTGGCCGAGCGGCTCCACCTCATGCCGACCTGTGGCACGACGTACTACCGGTGGGCCGGACATGGGTTCGACCAGGTCTACGCGCACACGCTGACAGCGGCGGAGCGGGACGCGGCCCTGGCCGCGCTCGAGACGGAGGCGATGCGGCTCGGGCTCTGGGAGACCGAGACGTGGGGGCCCGTCCTCGAGGACCGGGGCACCCAGATCACGTTCTCCGCGCTCGGCCAGGCGGCACCCGTCGAGGCCAAGACGGCCTGGGACCCGACGGGGGAGCGCAAGGCGGCCCTGCGTGACGCGGTCGCGCCGCTGCTGCCCGACCTCGAGGTGCGCTCCGGTGGCTCGACGTCGATCGACGTCACCCGCAAGGGCGTCGACAAGGCGTACGGCATGACCGAGCTCGCCAGCCTGGCGGGGGTGGCGCTGGACGACATGCTCTTCGTCGGCGACCGGCTCGACGAGGGCGGCAACGACCGGCCCGTGCTCGACCTCGGGGTCCGGTGCCACGCCGTCGAGGGCTGGGAGGACACGGCCGACTACCTGACCGGTCTCCTGCCGACGCTGCCGGAACCGACGCTGCCGGAACCGACGCTGCCCGAGCCCACGCTGCCGGCGGTGACGCCGTCGGCGCCGGCGTGACGGGATAGGCGCGGTGCTGCGCAGGGGCCGGCGTCCCGGGTCGGCGCTGCTCGCGGGGCTCGCCGGGCTTGTCGCGGCCGCACTGGTGCTCGCCGGCTGCTCGGGCTACGAGGTGCTCGAGCCCGACCCCGGGACGAGTCCCGAGCCGGGGGCGACCGTCGTCGAGGGCGTCGCGGACGGTGAGATCGGCGGCACCGACGCCGCCTCGCGCGCCATCGCGGCGAGCCGGACGTTCTTCTCCTCGGCGGCGCTCGTCGTGCTGACCGCCGACACCGACGACGACCTGCTGCGCGCCGGCTCGCTCGCCGTCACGCTGGGTGTTCCGGCGCTCGTGGTCCAGGAGGGCTCGCTCGCCGCGCGCGACGCTCTCGTGGCCGAGCTGGAGCGGCTCGAGGCACGGACGGTGCTCGTCGTCGGCGACGTCGAGGTGCCGGACGTGTCCGAGCACCGGCCGATGCTCCGCGTCGTCCCGGCGCCGGTCGACGTCGTCGCCCTCCAGGTCGTGATCGGCCACGACCTCGACGGCGAGATCCCGGTGCCGGCCGACGGCGCCATCCAGGCCCTCGCGGACGCGACCTCGCCGTTCCACTGGCTGCTGACGCTCGAGCGCGAACCCGACGCCGCCGCCGAGCCGACACCCGACCCAGGCGATCTCGCCACGCTGCCGGGCCTGCCGTCCTACGTGGCGACCGTGCGGGGGACCGGGGCCGTCGTCGTGACCCAGGAGTCGGTCGACCTCGCGCCCGCCGTCGGCACGGCGCGCGCGGCCGGCGCGGACGTCGTCGTGCTGGGGCCCAGCGGACCGCCGACGATGGCGCAGGCCGGTGGCGTCGGGACGGACGCCGTGCTCACGCTCGGCGAGCAGGCCGCGTCGCTCGGCTCACCGGCCGAGGTCGCCTACCTCACGCGCGTCGCCGCGGCCCGGGTCGAGCTGCCCGGCGGCGGCCTCACGCTGCTGCCCGGGAAGGAGTACGTCGCGCTGCGCGGACTGCCGGGCGAGCCGGACCTCGGCCCCGTCGGCGACGGGGTGGGACCGGCCGTCGACCGCTTGGTCCGGGAGACCGGCGCGCTGGACCACGCGGTCCCGACGCTCGAGCTCGCCACGACCGTCGCCATCGCCGATCCGGGTCCGACGGGCAGCTACTCGGCCTACCAGCCGCTCGAGACGCTGCGCTCCGCGGTCGCCGAGGCTCGCGAGGCCGGGGCGATGGTGCTCCTGTCGTTCCAGCCGGGGCGCGAGACCTTCATCGAGCAGCTCGAGGCGTACGCCGAGCTGCTCGCGGAGCCGAACGTCGGGATCCTCCTGGAGCCGCAGTGGCGGCTCGGGCCGGAGGAGACGCCCGAGGAGCACAGCGGCGCGGTCGGCGACGACGAGGTGGTCGCCGCGGCGACCTGGCTCGCCGACTTCACGCTCGCCCGGTCGCTCCCGCCGAAGCTGGTCGCCGTGCGGTCGCCGCTCGGGCCGTCGGCGATGACGCTGGACCGCGTGGAGGTCGCGCTCGTCGTCGTGGTCTCGGGGACGGCGGTGGCGCCCGAGGTTCCCACGCCCGAGGGCGCCGACCCCGCGGTGACGCCGCCCGTGCCCGCCGTCACGGCCGCCCAGGTGTGGAGCGGCGCGGTGGTCGACGGGCCGGCCTGGTGGGGGTGGGACCAGGGCGAGAACGCCGTGCCGCTCGCGGAGCTGCTGGCGCTCGACCCCGAGCCGGTGCTCATCACCCTGCGGTAGCTGCCGGTCGCGGCGCGCGCCTCAGCTCAGCCGGGTCACCTCGACGGACACGAACATCTCCGACCCGCTCGAACCGGCGTACACCCCGCGCAGCGGCGGCACGTCGGAGTAGTCGCGGCCGTGGCCGACGTAGACGTGCAGGTCGCCGATGTCCGTGAGGTTCGTCGGGTCATACCCTCGCCACGCTCCGGCGAACCACTCGATCCACGCGTGCGACTCACCGACGACGGGCGCGCCGACCGGCGCCTCGCGGTCGGGGTGCAGGTACCCCGACACGTACCGGGCGGGGATGCCGGCGGCACGCAGCACGCCGAGCGAGACGTGGGCGATGTCCTGGCAGACGCCGGAGCGTGCCCGCCACGACTCCTGAGCCGTCGAGTGCACCCCGGTGACCCCGGGTCGGTAGTCCATCGCGGCTCCGACGGCCTCGCAGATCGCCCGGGCGGTCGCGCCGACGTCGCCGCCCTCCCCGCGCACGCGCGCGGCCAGGTCGAGCATCTCGGCGTCGGGTGCCGTGGCCGTCGTCTGCTCGAGGCACTCGGTCAGCGTGATCGAGAACGGAACCCGCCCGGCGAGCTCGGCCCAGCCCATCGCACCCGCGGGCACCTGGTGCGGCCTGGTGTCGACGACGCTGGTCGCCCGGACCGACAGCTCCTCGTGCGGCGTGAGGACCTCGAAGGTCGACACGGTCGTGCCCCAGTAGTCCGAGTAGGTGCTCCGGCCGGCCGCGGCGGAGATCTCCAGCGCGGTGTCGATGACGAACTGGCCCTCGCGGGTGTGCGGGTGCATCCGCGCCTCGTTGTACGAGGCCGTGGCCGGGCGCTCGTACCGGAAGCCGGTCCGGTGCACGATCCTGAGCCGGCTCACAGCGCCTCCTCGATCCACACCGGCATGGCGATCGACGGGAAGTAGCGCTCCCGCACGGCGTCGCTGACGGACGCCACCCCGAGCTGCACGTCGCGCATGCTCTCCGGGAGGTTGGTCAGGATGTCGTCGATGTGGCGGAACTCCAGCTCCGAGCGGATCCGGCCGAGCCGGCGCCGCGGTCGGCTCGGCGGCCCGGTCCCGCTGGAGGGGTCGATGCCGCGCAGGCACTCCTCGGCGGCCAGGAAGCTGGCCAGCACCGATCCCGGGAACAGCCGCTCGACGAGGAGGAACTCCACGGCGGACGCCGCCGTCGGGACGGACCGGTAGGCCCGCAGGTGCGCCTCGTACCCGCCGCAGCTGCGCAGCAGCACGGACCAGTTCGAGGCGCCGGCGCCCGTCACCGAGGTGGTCGTGATGAGCCGGGCCGTCATGTCCGCGCGCTCCAGCGACCGGCCGAGGGAGAAGAACAGCCAGGCCTCGTCGCGGCTCATCGCCGAGTCGACCAGCCCGAACGCCAGCGCGGAGCGGGTGCGGACCCAGTGGAAGAACGTGTGCGTGCGATCCGCCGGCACCCGCGTCGGCACGCGGTTGTTCGTCTCGTTGAGCGTCTCCCACAGCTCGGTCGAGATGATCTCGCGCGCCCGCCGCGCGTTCTCCCGGGCCGCGCCGATCGAGTGCGCGATCGATGCCGTGTGCTCCCGGTCGAGCACGAGGCGGCGCACGACGTCCTCGCGCGTCGCCGGCCGACCCTCGACGGCCGGCGCCCCCATGACGGCCAGCAGCGTCGAGCACGTGGACCCCTCCTCGGCGCGCGGATCCTCGAGCAGGAGCTGCAGGTGCACGTCGAGCAGGCGAGCCGTCCCGTCGCCGCGTTCGACGTATCGGCCGATCCAGAACAGGGCCTCGGCGATCCGGCTCAGCACGGGTCCTCCCCGTCGCGCGTTCGGCACTGTTGTTGCTGCTGCTGCTGTTGTTGCTGGTGGCGCGCCTCGACGTCCTCGTCCTGCGGGGAGGACATGAACGGTGTGTGGGCGTCCTCGCCGTTGCCGAGCTCCGCCCCGACGAGCCGGCCCGTCGCGAGGGCCGCCTCGTCGCCCGCCGTGCTGGTCGCGGCGCGGGCCGCGATGCCGCCCGCCGTCCCGTCCCGCGGGGCTGCCGACGGTGCGTCGATCACCCAGGTGTCCTTCGACCCGCCGCCCTGGCTGGAGTTGACCACGAGCTGCCCCTCGGGGAGCGCGACCCGGGTGAGACCGCCCGGCAGGACCCAGACGTCCTCGCCGTCGTTGATCGCGAACGGCCGCAGGTCGCAGTGGCGGGGCCGGAACCCGTCCTCGACCAGCGTCGGGCTCGTCGAGAGCATGACGACGGGCTGCGCGATCCAGCCGCGCGGATCGGCCAGCAGCGTCGTGCGCAGGGCCTCGAGCTGGGCCCGCGAGGCATCCGGTCCGACGACGATTCCCTTGCCGCCGGAGCCGTCGACGGGCTTGACGACGACCTCGTCCAGCCGGTCGAGCACCTCCGCGAGGGCCTCGGGCTCCTCCAGCCGCCACGTGTCGACGTTGGGCAGGATCGGCTCCTCGCCGAGGTAGTAGCGGATGAGGTCGGGGACGTAGGTGTAGACGAGCTTGTCGTCCGCGACGCCGTTGCCGACCGCGTTGGCGATCGTGACGTTGCCGAGGCGGGCGGCGAGCATGAGGCCGGGTGCGCCGAGGACCGAGTCCGGCCGGAAGCTCAGCGGGTCCAGGAACTCGTCGTCGACCCGGCGGTAGATGACGTCGACGCGGGTCGGTCCGACCGTCGTGTGCATCCACACGCGGCCGCCGGAGCAGAACAGGTCGCGTCCCTCGACCAGCTCCACGCCCATGAGCCGGGCCAGGAGGCTGTGCTCGTAGTAGGCCGAGTTGAAGACGCCCGGGGTGAGGACGACGACGGTCGGGTCGCTCACCCCGCGCGGCGCCGCCGCGCGAAGCGTCTGGAGCAGCCGTTCGGGGTAGTCGGCCACCGGGCGCACGCGCAGGCTCGTGAACAGCTCCGGCAGGGTCTGGGCGATCGCGCGCCGGTTCGACAGGACGTAGCTGACGCCGCTGGGCACGCGGACGTTGTCCTCCAGCACCCGCCACACGCCGCCCTCGTCGCGGATGATGTCGATGCCGGCGACGTGGATCCGCACGCCGTTGGGGCCGGTGACGCCGGCGGCCTGCCGGTGGAAGTGCGTCGAGGAGCTGATGAGCGAGGCCGGGATGACGCCGTCGTGGACCGCGGCGCGCGCGCCGTAGACGTCCGCGAGGAACGCCTCGAGGGCGCGCACCCGCTGCGCGACGCCGGACTGCACGTAGCTCCAGTCGTCGGCGGAGACGACGCGGGGCACGACGTCGAGCGGGAAGGGCCGCTCCTCGCCGCCGACGTCGAACGTGACGCCCTGCGCGAGGTAGGAGCTGGCGAGGGCCTCCGTGCGGGCGCGGACCTCCTCGTCGTCGAACAGCTCCAGCGCGGCGATCAGCTCGCGGTAGGGCTCCCGGACGCCGGTCGCCCGGTCGACGGCCTCGCCGCCGTGCCCGTCGGCCCCGGCGCCCGCCGCGGGGAACATCTCGTCCCACGGCTGCCCGGTGTGCCGTCGGGGCAGGCTGCGGGAGCCGTACCCGTCGAAGAGGGTCTGCATGCGTGGATGATGTGGAGCCGCCGTTTCGACGCGGTAACGCGCGGGCGTCGGAGAGGCTACGGGGGCGGCGGAGCTCAGCCCGAGTAGCCGCGAGCGCGGTGGTCGTCAGGGGACGGTTCGGGGGTGCGGGCCTTAGCATGACCGCCACAGAGACGTTCTCGGACTCGGCAAGGGGGCCAGGTGAGTGGTGGTAGGCAGATCTTCGCCCCTTCCGTTCCTGGTGGTTACGAGTGGGCGCAGTCACTAGATGTTCGCGACCACTGGCATATCCTCGACCGGTCTGGGCTCGCGGGTACGGGGTGGCGGCCCATCCCGATGTATCTACTGACGCGGGATGATCATGGGCGACCGGTGCGTCGGGCTGATCTTCCGTGGAACTCTGGTGCCGTCATTGTGTTGCGGGACGAGGCGATCGAAGTGGTCGGAGACGTGTTGCGTGGCCACGGGGAGATCCTTCCTCTCGAGTGCTGGACGGCTCGGCTGGCCCTGTTCTCGCCGCCGCTCGTGTCCGGCGTTCTCGACGAGGACAGATCTGATCTTCTCAGATTCGACTCCGGTCGGATCATGATGTTGAAGCGTCCTGCTTTCGATCTCTCCAAGCTGGGCGGCATCAAGGCGTTCCGACTCGCGCAGATGCCACGAAACCAGATGTACCTGACCCAGAGCCTCGTCGAGGAGCTGCTCGCTACCGGAATGACCTCCGGCACGG encodes:
- a CDS encoding HAD-IIB family hydrolase; its protein translation is MTAAPVPSLVAFDLDDTLAPSKSPLPDAVADLLLELLRRVQVCVISGGQYGQFRTQVLDRLEARGLTPELAERLHLMPTCGTTYYRWAGHGFDQVYAHTLTAAERDAALAALETEAMRLGLWETETWGPVLEDRGTQITFSALGQAAPVEAKTAWDPTGERKAALRDAVAPLLPDLEVRSGGSTSIDVTRKGVDKAYGMTELASLAGVALDDMLFVGDRLDEGGNDRPVLDLGVRCHAVEGWEDTADYLTGLLPTLPEPTLPEPTLPEPTLPAVTPSAPA
- a CDS encoding transglutaminase family protein, which encodes MSRLRIVHRTGFRYERPATASYNEARMHPHTREGQFVIDTALEISAAAGRSTYSDYWGTTVSTFEVLTPHEELSVRATSVVDTRPHQVPAGAMGWAELAGRVPFSITLTECLEQTTATAPDAEMLDLAARVRGEGGDVGATARAICEAVGAAMDYRPGVTGVHSTAQESWRARSGVCQDIAHVSLGVLRAAGIPARYVSGYLHPDREAPVGAPVVGESHAWIEWFAGAWRGYDPTNLTDIGDLHVYVGHGRDYSDVPPLRGVYAGSSGSEMFVSVEVTRLS
- a CDS encoding alpha-E domain-containing protein, yielding MLSRIAEALFWIGRYVERGDGTARLLDVHLQLLLEDPRAEEGSTCSTLLAVMGAPAVEGRPATREDVVRRLVLDREHTASIAHSIGAARENARRAREIISTELWETLNETNNRVPTRVPADRTHTFFHWVRTRSALAFGLVDSAMSRDEAWLFFSLGRSLERADMTARLITTTSVTGAGASNWSVLLRSCGGYEAHLRAYRSVPTAASAVEFLLVERLFPGSVLASFLAAEECLRGIDPSSGTGPPSRPRRRLGRIRSELEFRHIDDILTNLPESMRDVQLGVASVSDAVRERYFPSIAMPVWIEEAL
- a CDS encoding circularly permuted type 2 ATP-grasp protein produces the protein MQTLFDGYGSRSLPRRHTGQPWDEMFPAAGAGADGHGGEAVDRATGVREPYRELIAALELFDDEEVRARTEALASSYLAQGVTFDVGGEERPFPLDVVPRVVSADDWSYVQSGVAQRVRALEAFLADVYGARAAVHDGVIPASLISSSTHFHRQAAGVTGPNGVRIHVAGIDIIRDEGGVWRVLEDNVRVPSGVSYVLSNRRAIAQTLPELFTSLRVRPVADYPERLLQTLRAAAPRGVSDPTVVVLTPGVFNSAYYEHSLLARLMGVELVEGRDLFCSGGRVWMHTTVGPTRVDVIYRRVDDEFLDPLSFRPDSVLGAPGLMLAARLGNVTIANAVGNGVADDKLVYTYVPDLIRYYLGEEPILPNVDTWRLEEPEALAEVLDRLDEVVVKPVDGSGGKGIVVGPDASRAQLEALRTTLLADPRGWIAQPVVMLSTSPTLVEDGFRPRHCDLRPFAINDGEDVWVLPGGLTRVALPEGQLVVNSSQGGGSKDTWVIDAPSAAPRDGTAGGIAARAATSTAGDEAALATGRLVGAELGNGEDAHTPFMSSPQDEDVEARHQQQQQQQQQQCRTRDGEDPC